Part of the Desulfohalovibrio reitneri genome is shown below.
CGCCAGCCCGGACTGGGGCTTCATTCTTTCCTACCTGCGCGCCTTCGCCCTCATACAGCCGTTGCAGGCAGCGGCCCTGGCCGCCTCCCTGGCCCTGCTGGCGCTGGGCTTCGCGGAACGCGCCTGGCTGTGGATGCTGCCGGTGGCTTCCGCGGCCGCCGGGCTTCTGTTCCTCTCCCTGCTGGGAGCCTACGGTCACTACTACGCCCTGCTGCTCTTCTTCACCACCGCGCCGGTGGCCGCCCTGGCCCCGGCCCGGCTGGCCTCCCGTCGTCCCCGGGTCCACGGCGCGCTTCTAATGGCCTGCCTCCTGATCAGCCTCCTGGCGGTGGGGCAATGGTGCCGCATCGTCTCGGCCGAGGACACCCGGCAGCAGGCTGCCTCCTGGCTCATGGAGCACCAGAAGGGCAAGTCCTTCGTGCTCTACGACACCATGACCACCAGCTACCTCGCCCCCAAGCCGGAAACCGCCAGAGTGCTGACGGAAATACTGCCCGCCGCGGTGGGAACCAGGGAGCGGTCGGCACGTGAGCACGAGTTGCCGGGCGAAGCCAACGGGGTGCCTGTGTGGCGGGTGACGCAGACCGGGGTTGGGCTTCCCGGCTTGGTGGACGAACTTCTTGCCCGAGGCTACCGCGTCTTCTATGTTCACGAGCGGTTCGGGGAACAGAATAACATTGCTGTCTGGCACCCAGGCATGACCGAACGCCTCAGTGAGCGATTCAACCTCGACAGGCGAGCGGTCTTCGAGCCCTTCGCCGGGGAGCGAAAGGCCCTGGGGAGGACAGGCGACATTCTGCACGATTTCGGGGACACCGCATCGAACCTGCTTCTCTTGGAACGGCCGGGGCCGGTCGTGACCATCTTCGAGGCGAGTGGAATGAACAAGGAAAGCAGCCCGTGAGCAACGCATGTATTTGAGCATCATCTTTCCCGCCTTCAACGAGGAAGGCATCATCGAGGAGCATGTGAACCAGGTGGCCGCCTACCTGGAAAACCTCCTGCCAGGGGACAAGCCCTTCGAGATCGTCATGGTGGACGATGGCAGTTCGGACGCCACCCCCGGCATCATGGACCGCATGGCCGGAGAGAATCCGCAACTGCGGGCCGTCCACCACCCCCGCAACCTCGGGCGCGGCCGGGCCATACGCACCGGTTTCGAGAACGCCCAAGGTCAGTACGTGGTCAGCCTCGACGCCGACCTCTCCTACGCACCGAAACACATTGAGCGATTGCTCGCGCCGCTGGAATCCGGCGAGGCCGACGTGGTCCTGGCTTCGGCCTATCACTCGGAAGGGAGCGTGCGGAATGTGCCCTTCAAGCGCGCCTTCATCTCTCGCGTGGCCAACATGATCCTGGCTCGTTCCTTTCCCGGCGGCCTGCACACCGTGACCTGCGTGGTGCGCGGGTACCGCCGTGAAGTGACCGACACGCTGGAACTCATCAGCGATGGCAAGGATTTCCATCTGGAGATTCTGCAAAAAGCCATGCTTTTGGGCTTCCGGGTGGCCGAGATCCCGGCGCATCTCAAATGGCGGCCGGCCAAACGCACATCCGGCGGCGGCAAGGGGCTCTCCCTGGGCAAGCTGGCGCGCATGACCTGCAACCATCTCTTCGCCAACTTCCTCTTCCGCCCCAACCTCCTGCTTTATCTTCCAGCGGCTCTGACGGTGGCCATCATGCTGGCCATCCTGGGCAATGTGGGTTGGGCCTTTGCCGACCTGCTGGCCCAGCAGCCGCAGGACATTGCCCTGTCTTCGCAGGTCTTCGCCGCGCTGCGGAAAGTCATCCTGCAGGCCAAGGTGTCCTTCTTCCTGCTGGGCTTCTGCGTCCTGTTCCTGTTGCAGTTCGGGGCCCTGACCTTGTTGGCCAACCAGCAAAAGCACGGCAAGGACGAGCAGTACATCCTGACCTGCCGGACCAACGCCAGATTGCGGAAACTCCTGGGCGAGAGGGAGTAGCCAATGTGCGGTGTGGCGGGCTGCGTGGGCACGTCCGGGGGGAGCGCGGCCGTCCGGACCATGCTTGGAACCATCGCCCACCGGGGGCCGGACAACCACGCGGTGTGGGAGGAAGGGGAGGTCGCTCTGGGCCACGCCAGGCTGGCCATCGTGGACCTCTCCGAGTCCGGC
Proteins encoded:
- a CDS encoding glycosyltransferase family 2 protein, yielding MYLSIIFPAFNEEGIIEEHVNQVAAYLENLLPGDKPFEIVMVDDGSSDATPGIMDRMAGENPQLRAVHHPRNLGRGRAIRTGFENAQGQYVVSLDADLSYAPKHIERLLAPLESGEADVVLASAYHSEGSVRNVPFKRAFISRVANMILARSFPGGLHTVTCVVRGYRREVTDTLELISDGKDFHLEILQKAMLLGFRVAEIPAHLKWRPAKRTSGGGKGLSLGKLARMTCNHLFANFLFRPNLLLYLPAALTVAIMLAILGNVGWAFADLLAQQPQDIALSSQVFAALRKVILQAKVSFFLLGFCVLFLLQFGALTLLANQQKHGKDEQYILTCRTNARLRKLLGERE